From the genome of Microcoleus sp. bin38.metabat.b11b12b14.051, one region includes:
- a CDS encoding DUF4926 domain-containing protein gives MPELFDVVELLVTLPESNLHMGVRGAIVDCYDDQKYEVEFSDSSGETIALCTLSTEQFLVVWKSKERRWLSVSELLAAMVGRLSDERQIQVLEFARSLSGR, from the coding sequence GTGCCAGAATTATTTGATGTAGTCGAATTATTAGTGACTTTGCCTGAATCTAATTTACACATGGGTGTTAGAGGGGCAATTGTAGATTGTTATGATGATCAAAAATACGAAGTAGAATTTAGCGATAGCTCTGGCGAAACGATAGCTTTGTGTACTCTGTCTACGGAGCAGTTTTTAGTTGTTTGGAAGTCGAAAGAAAGGCGTTGGTTGTCTGTATCTGAGCTATTAGCTGCGATGGTTGGACGTTTGTCAGACGAACGTCAGATACAAGTTTTAGAGTTTGCGCGTTCTTTGTCTGGGAGATAG
- a CDS encoding DUF6883 domain-containing protein yields MFCVNLRNRVSIGISRHPTQKLVETRFLAPGVNLRNRVDLAISRHPTQKLKDVKWVLYCRLGNCAQGQQEIVRTGWIVEPGSNEARLVTLFVRR; encoded by the coding sequence ATATTCTGCGTAAATCTCAGAAACCGGGTTTCTATCGGTATTTCTCGTCACCCAACCCAAAAACTCGTAGAAACCCGGTTTCTTGCCCCGGGCGTAAATCTCAGAAACCGGGTTGATCTCGCTATTTCTCGTCACCCAACCCAAAAACTCAAAGATGTCAAATGGGTTCTATACTGTAGACTTGGAAATTGTGCACAAGGACAGCAAGAGATTGTCCGTACAGGTTGGATCGTAGAACCTGGCAGTAATGAGGCAAGACTGGTAACACTATTCGTTCGGAGGTGA
- a CDS encoding DUF6883 domain-containing protein, with product MKLKEIVSHLVIAPQKLTEYALNLDNPVGSDKAVIFQRCLGFIRENHELLLAQISTKTLDAEAVLGLNDKHGQRYRTHLRYILRKSQKPGFYRYFSSPNPKTRRNPVSCPGRKSQKPG from the coding sequence ATGAAGCTGAAAGAAATTGTCAGCCATCTCGTTATCGCTCCTCAAAAATTAACAGAGTATGCTCTTAATTTAGATAATCCAGTCGGTAGCGATAAAGCTGTAATATTTCAGCGTTGTTTGGGATTTATCCGAGAAAATCATGAATTGCTGTTAGCACAGATTTCAACTAAAACTCTTGATGCTGAAGCAGTTTTAGGACTAAATGACAAACACGGACAGCGCTATAGAACCCATTTGAGATATATTCTGCGTAAATCTCAGAAACCGGGTTTCTATCGGTATTTCTCGTCACCCAACCCAAAAACTCGTAGAAACCCGGTTTCTTGCCCCGGGCGTAAATCTCAGAAACCGGGTTGA
- a CDS encoding EAL domain-containing protein — MLAGATVTLLNMGVQRLGWLQNWELGSFDSLVRLQPDAGPDRRLLIVAISEADIQALGRFPISDTAIAQTLTKLQKYQPKVIGLDLYRDLPQPPGHPELLAALKAPNVVAIAKMSDSDNPGVAAPPGMPPDRVGFNDFVLDADGVVRRNLLSVSQADKTIASSFSLQLALLYLKDRVQPTDSPVNPYQINWGKAEFVPLNSHSGGYANLDTRGYQILLKYRSGKQVARQVSIRQVLNGEIDPSWVKDKIVLIGTTAPSTRDVFLTPYSPIQKQNPKMPGVLLHAQMLSQILSAVSQGRSLFWVWPQWAEILWNASWALIGGVVAWRIVHPARAGFVGGVALMGLLGISLGIFIEGGWVPLVSPALGLVVTGVGVSAYRKLYDAFHDSLTGLPNRDFFVECLGRAIAHTRAHRNYLFAVLFLDLDRFKAINDSLGHLVGDELLKAVVMRLRASIAGADTVARVGGDDFAILVRNVDVDSAVNLADRIHKALIVPFDLRGQEVFVTASIGIAVGGEPTAATREQPEHLLRDAHTAMYRAKALGTGRYQVFNASMHDLALERLRLETDLRMAVKRREFLLHYQPFVCLASGKIIGFEALVRWQHPQRGLISPVKFIPVAEQTGAIVPLGEWVLEEACRQLRLWEGMFDFDRPLIMSVNLSGKQFAQPDLVERIEAILVATGLSAESLKLEITESVVMDDVESAIEVLKQMKALKVKLGIDDFGTGYSSLSYLSRFPTDTLKVDKSFVGRMELASEGENVAIVRTIVTLAHALGMDVIAEGVETAAQLARLRAIGCEYGQGYFFAKPLPSDAATALMASEPQW, encoded by the coding sequence ATGCTTGCGGGCGCGACGGTAACGCTGCTGAACATGGGAGTGCAGCGGTTGGGATGGCTGCAAAACTGGGAATTAGGGAGTTTTGACTCGTTAGTGCGGTTGCAGCCCGATGCAGGCCCCGATCGCCGACTGCTGATAGTAGCAATTTCAGAGGCGGATATTCAAGCCCTAGGGAGATTTCCAATTTCCGACACGGCGATCGCCCAAACCTTGACAAAATTGCAAAAGTACCAGCCAAAAGTCATCGGTTTGGACTTGTACCGGGATTTGCCCCAACCACCGGGACACCCAGAATTGCTGGCCGCGCTGAAAGCACCGAATGTGGTGGCGATCGCCAAAATGAGCGATTCAGACAATCCCGGAGTAGCGGCACCCCCGGGGATGCCGCCGGATCGGGTGGGTTTTAACGACTTCGTGCTCGACGCTGACGGCGTGGTGCGCCGCAATTTGCTTTCAGTCTCGCAAGCAGACAAAACTATTGCTTCCTCCTTTTCTTTGCAACTGGCTTTGCTTTATCTCAAAGATCGGGTGCAGCCGACAGACAGCCCTGTCAATCCCTACCAAATCAACTGGGGTAAAGCAGAATTTGTGCCTTTAAATTCTCACAGCGGCGGCTATGCCAATCTCGACACCAGAGGCTACCAAATTCTGCTCAAATACCGATCGGGGAAGCAGGTAGCGCGACAAGTCAGTATCAGGCAGGTATTGAACGGGGAAATTGACCCAAGCTGGGTAAAGGACAAGATCGTGCTGATCGGGACGACTGCACCGAGTACCAGAGACGTGTTTCTGACGCCCTACAGTCCGATTCAAAAGCAAAATCCGAAAATGCCGGGGGTGTTGCTGCACGCGCAAATGCTCAGCCAAATATTGAGCGCGGTTTCGCAGGGGCGATCGCTATTTTGGGTGTGGCCCCAATGGGCAGAAATTTTGTGGAACGCTTCTTGGGCTTTGATTGGCGGGGTTGTGGCTTGGCGGATTGTGCACCCAGCGAGGGCAGGATTTGTTGGGGGCGTGGCGTTGATGGGGCTGTTGGGAATTAGTTTGGGGATTTTTATTGAGGGTGGCTGGGTGCCGCTGGTGTCGCCGGCTTTGGGTTTGGTGGTGACTGGTGTGGGTGTCAGCGCTTACAGAAAGCTTTACGATGCTTTTCATGACTCTCTGACGGGTTTGCCGAACCGGGATTTCTTTGTAGAGTGCCTGGGGCGGGCGATCGCCCACACTAGGGCCCACCGCAACTATCTGTTTGCGGTGCTGTTTCTGGATTTAGACCGATTTAAGGCGATCAATGATTCTTTGGGTCATTTGGTGGGAGATGAACTGCTCAAAGCCGTGGTGATGCGTTTGAGGGCAAGTATTGCTGGCGCGGATACTGTGGCGCGGGTGGGGGGCGACGATTTTGCGATTTTGGTCAGGAATGTAGATGTTGACAGTGCTGTTAATTTGGCCGATCGCATTCACAAAGCTTTAATTGTGCCTTTTGACTTGAGAGGACAAGAGGTGTTTGTCACCGCAAGTATCGGGATTGCAGTGGGGGGCGAACCCACTGCCGCCACTCGGGAACAGCCGGAACACTTGCTGCGCGACGCCCACACGGCGATGTACCGCGCCAAGGCTTTGGGAACCGGAAGGTATCAGGTGTTTAATGCTTCGATGCACGATTTGGCCTTGGAGAGGCTGCGCTTGGAGACGGATTTGCGGATGGCTGTAAAGCGCCGCGAGTTTTTGCTGCACTACCAGCCGTTTGTGTGTTTGGCTAGCGGCAAGATTATTGGGTTTGAGGCTTTGGTGCGCTGGCAGCACCCGCAGCGGGGCTTGATTTCGCCGGTCAAGTTTATTCCGGTGGCTGAGCAGACGGGGGCGATTGTGCCGCTTGGTGAGTGGGTGCTGGAGGAGGCTTGCCGGCAGTTACGGCTGTGGGAGGGAATGTTTGATTTCGATCGCCCTTTGATTATGAGTGTAAATTTATCTGGGAAGCAGTTTGCTCAGCCGGATTTGGTGGAGCGAATTGAGGCTATTTTGGTGGCAACGGGTTTAAGTGCCGAGAGTTTGAAGTTGGAGATTACTGAGAGTGTGGTGATGGATGATGTGGAATCGGCTATCGAGGTTTTAAAGCAGATGAAAGCATTAAAAGTCAAGTTGGGAATTGACGATTTTGGCACCGGTTATTCATCTTTGAGTTATTTGAGTCGGTTTCCTACGGATACTTTGAAGGTTGATAAGTCATTTGTAGGGCGGATGGAGCTAGCCAGCGAGGGGGAGAATGTGGCGATCGTCCGGACTATTGTCACCCTCGCCCACGCTTTGGGGATGGATGTGATTGCTGAGGGTGTGGAGACGGCGGCACAATTAGCTAGATTAAGGGCGATCGGCTGCGAATACGGCCAAGGTTACTTTTTTGCTAAGCCCTTACCGAGTGATGCTGCGACTGCTTTGATGGCTTCCGAACCCCAGTGGTAA
- the dapB gene encoding 4-hydroxy-tetrahydrodipicolinate reductase: MANQLPIPVIVNGAAGKMGREVIKAIANASDMTLFGAVDRSPECLNADAGELAGCGPLEVPITDDLQGMLVLAAQEKQLGVMVDFTHPKSVYENVRSAIAYGIRPVVGTTGLSSKQIDNLAEFADKASTGCLIIPNFSIGMVLLQQAAVTASQYFEHVEIIELHHNQKADAPSGTAIQTAQMLAELGKTFNIPEVEETEKIAGARGSVADEGIRIHSIRLPGLIAHQEVIFGGPGQIYTLRHDTSDRACYMPGVLLSVRKVLDLRSLVYGLEKIL; encoded by the coding sequence ATGGCGAATCAACTTCCGATACCGGTGATTGTGAACGGTGCTGCGGGCAAAATGGGCCGCGAAGTAATTAAGGCGATCGCCAATGCGAGTGATATGACCTTGTTTGGGGCTGTAGACCGCTCTCCTGAGTGCCTCAACGCTGATGCGGGGGAATTAGCCGGATGTGGCCCGTTGGAAGTTCCCATCACTGACGACTTGCAAGGAATGCTAGTTTTGGCCGCTCAGGAAAAGCAGTTAGGCGTGATGGTAGATTTTACTCACCCAAAGTCGGTTTATGAAAATGTGCGATCGGCGATCGCTTACGGTATACGCCCGGTAGTCGGGACTACAGGATTGAGCAGCAAGCAAATTGATAACTTAGCTGAATTCGCTGACAAAGCTAGCACCGGCTGTCTGATTATACCCAATTTCTCGATCGGCATGGTTTTGTTGCAACAAGCCGCGGTCACGGCATCTCAGTATTTTGAACACGTAGAAATTATCGAGCTGCACCACAATCAGAAAGCCGACGCTCCCAGCGGCACGGCGATTCAAACTGCCCAAATGCTAGCAGAATTGGGAAAAACTTTCAATATACCCGAAGTTGAGGAAACCGAAAAAATAGCCGGAGCTCGGGGATCGGTGGCCGATGAAGGGATTCGGATTCACAGTATCCGTTTACCGGGTTTAATTGCCCATCAAGAGGTAATTTTTGGTGGCCCGGGTCAAATTTATACTTTAAGACACGATACGAGCGATCGGGCTTGTTATATGCCGGGAGTTTTGTTATCGGTGCGAAAAGTGCTGGATTTGCGATCGCTCGTTTATGGATTGGAAAAAATATTGTAG
- a CDS encoding phosphate ABC transporter permease: MLIPLTRETFQELIPPVATGAQYQYIWGKPPDFLRRMLISAVAVVFLLIVYNFAGSDVGPIVLITGLMAGLYWLWGPIFWASLRNAECRKYQYCGFWQGRVLDIYITDEVTSQEETVNQKGQLVIVDNLEPRINLEVGDKTGFTTTLRAPLQKNHQGIVPGQAALMLIMSNQEDLGRIAKVSDIYIPSRDVWVSDYPYLRKDLFVEISQQIKKGRPKKGRDNDNQRATRSDGG, encoded by the coding sequence ATGCTAATTCCCTTAACTCGCGAAACCTTTCAAGAACTAATTCCGCCCGTCGCCACCGGAGCGCAATACCAATATATTTGGGGAAAACCGCCCGATTTCTTAAGACGAATGTTAATCTCTGCGGTAGCTGTAGTTTTCTTGCTAATAGTTTATAACTTTGCCGGTTCCGATGTCGGGCCTATAGTTTTAATTACCGGATTAATGGCCGGTTTGTACTGGCTTTGGGGGCCGATATTCTGGGCGAGTTTGCGGAATGCAGAATGCCGCAAATATCAATACTGCGGTTTTTGGCAAGGGCGAGTTTTGGATATCTATATCACCGATGAAGTTACAAGTCAAGAGGAAACAGTCAATCAAAAAGGACAACTCGTAATTGTTGATAACTTAGAACCGCGAATTAATTTAGAAGTTGGCGATAAAACGGGATTTACTACTACACTCCGAGCTCCATTGCAGAAAAATCATCAGGGAATTGTCCCCGGCCAAGCTGCTTTAATGTTAATTATGTCGAATCAAGAAGATTTGGGCAGAATTGCCAAGGTTTCGGATATTTATATTCCCAGTCGCGATGTGTGGGTGAGCGATTATCCTTATTTACGCAAGGATTTGTTTGTGGAAATAAGTCAGCAAATTAAAAAAGGCAGGCCGAAGAAAGGGCGGGATAATGATAATCAAAGAGCGACAAGATCAGACGGCGGTTGA